CGAGGCTGTTGTGCTCACTCAATCGGTTTCGCTCAGACATGATCATGGCCAGTCCGCGTTCATCGAGCTGTTGCGCTGCTGCCCTGGCCGCTCGGTCGGCGGTCCGGGCGCTGTCCGACAGCGCGTCGGCCGTCGGTACCACCACAGGGTCGCCCCAGATGTCGATGACCGGCTCCATCTGCCGGCTCGCGCCCGCCGTGTGCGAACCGCAGACCAGCAGGGTACGCCGACGCTCGGTCACCAGTGGCGTCGAAAGGAAACCGTCGCTGACGACACCCGCAAGTGCCGCAGCAAGTGGTGCCGCAGAACGCACGACGATGTCACGCCCGGCCTGTTGGGCCGCGGTGATGGCCGCGGCGATCACCGCGATGTCGTCGTCATCGCTGACATCCGGAACCACGACGCTGCCCGCGGGTGCCGAGCCCAGCACCGCCAGGAACAGGCCGTCGCGGATAGCATCCAGCGGGACGTGCACGGCCGGATGGCTGGACTTCTCGGCGACGTAATCGACGAGCCGGCCGCTCGAGAATGGGAACACGGGGTCGGCGGCGTACTCCGTCTCGTGGGCCGGGATCGCCACGCCATCGACCGTGACCAGGTGCATGCCGTCGACGGTGATGCGGCCGCCGGCCGGAAATGCCGGCACGAAGACCATGATCGACCCCTCGTTCGAAAAGACCTCGCTCTCGGCGAAGACGTGCCCACGCAACGTCGAGTCCCCACGGAGAACAAATCGGACGTCCTGACCCAGGCGTTGGGCCGCCTCGAGTCCGTCTTCCCGTACCGATCGAACGAGCGCCACCGCGCTCTCCTCGCTGATGGCTCGCGAGTTGGTCTGGACGTAGACGCTGTCCTCCAGGCGCAGCGCCTCGGTGAGCAAGTCGGCGTCAGACTTCAGCAGCACAGTTACGCCGGCGGCCGACTGTGTGCCGGTTGGGTCGTCGTCGAGAACGATCGTCTTCACGGGGGAGCATCCTTCGCATTCAATTGGTCTGACCAATGTTGACATACCTGACGAGGGCGTCCTAGGGTCGACTCCGGATTGACCACGCGGGGCACCGAGGCGCCGGGGTCGGGTGGAGCGGCATGAACAACAACTTCGAGGATTTCGTTGAACACCTCATCCGGCTCACGACTCCCGATGAGGCTGGGGTTCGCCGGTTGCCCCCTGAGCGCGACTTGTGCGCCGCCCTCGACGTCAGTCGCGCGACCTTGCGCGAACACCTGGCGATGCTCGAGAACCTCGGCGTGTTGCACCGCCGGCAGGGCCACGGCAGCTCCATCGAAGCATCCGACGCCTCGTTCATCCGGACGTCCTTCTCGCTGATGCGTCGCCTGGGTTACCTGAGTGACGACGAGGTCACGCGGGCGCGCGAGTTGATCGAGGGAGCCATCGCGGGCGAGGCAGCGAGGCGAGTCGCCGACGCGGATCTCGACGACCTCCGCAGGTTCGCGACCGACATCGTGAGGGAATCCAGCGCGGGCAACGACGATGCCGCACTCGATGCCGACCTCGCCTTTCATAACCGGCTGTACGAGATCGTCGACAACCCCATCCTCACCATGCTCAATGAGGGACTCAGCCCGGTTCTGCGTGAGCATGTGCGATCGCGCCGTGCCCTGGCAATGCGCGCCGATCCGAAGAAATCGGATGGCCCGATCGTCACCGACACGGTGCACCAGGAAGTCGTCGACGCGCTCGCGAGTCGCGACCCGGAACGCGCGACCGCCGCCATGCGCAAGCACTTTGTCGATTACGAACTGCTCACCACAAACACCGCGACTCCTGGAGACCTGTCATGACTGCCATCAATTTCGTTGGACTCGGAGCGATCGGATTGCCGATGGCGATCCAGCTCGCTCGAGCCGGACACGACGTCACCGGGGTCGATCCGATTCCGGCAGCGCGGGACCGTGCGGAATCCGAGGGCATCACGGCGGTGGCCTCGATTTCGGATGCCGGGGCAGCAGACCTCGCGATTGCGATGGTGGCGACGCCCGACCAGCTCGAGGTGCTCATCACCCAGGCGGCGGACAGCGTCGCTGGCCAGACCTGGGTGATCATGTCAACCGTCGGTCCCGAAGCGCTCGTCGCGCAGTCGAAGCGCCTCCAAGCGGCAGGCGCGACGATCGTGGACGGACCGGTCACCGGGGGCGTGGCGCGCGCGTCGATCGGTGATCTGGTGATCTTCGCGTCCGGCGACCCGGACCTGATCGCCGAAGTTTCGCCCGTGCTGTCCGTGCTCGGCACGGTTCGGATCGTCGGGACGCGACTCGGCGACGGGCAGAGCATCAAGGTCGTGAACCAGCACCTCGCTTCAGTGCACATCGTCGCCGCGGCCGAGGCGCTGAGTCTCGCACGGTCCCTCGGCCTCGATGAGGCAGCAGTCCTGGACCTGGTCGGACCAGGCGCGGCCGGGTCGTGGATGCTCTCCGACCGGGGGCCGCGCATGCTCCTCGGCACCGATGCGCCGGTCATGAGCACTATCAACATCTTCGTCAAGGACAGCGGGCTCGTGAGTTCGGCGGCTGCCGCGGTGAACGCTGACGTGCCGCTGTTGAAGGCCGCGCAGGAGCGCTACCTCGCCGCCGAGGCTGCCGGGTTGGGCCTGCGCGACGACAGCCGGGTCATCGAGACCTACCAGGCCTGACGAACCATGCAGACAGGATTACAGTTTCAGGTTCCGCCCATCGTCCTGGGCACCATGACGTTCGGCGACACCGTCGACCGGGCGACAGCAGCCGAGATCGTCGACGCGGCGCTCGAGAAGGGCGTGCGGTGGTTTGACACCGCGAACAGTTACAGCGACGGGGCGAGCGAGGAGATGCTGGGCGGCATCCTCGGGGCCAGGGACGATGTCATCGTCGCGACGAAGGTCGGCCAGCCGCAGTCGAGTGTTGGCGAAGACCGCCTTCTCTCGCGAGAGAAGGTGCGGCGATCGGTCGAGGCGAGCCTGCGGCGGCTCGGACGCGATCACGTCGACGTGCTCTACCTGCACAAGCCTGATCGCTCCACGCCCATCACGGAGACGTTGGACGAGGTCGCGGCGCTCGCGAGCGAGGGAAAGGTGCGCCAGCTGGGTATCTCGAACCATGCAGCGTGGCAGATCGCGGCGGTGAGATCGGTGGCCGCTGAGGTGGGTGCACCCCCGGTTGCGGTGAGCCAGCAGCTCTACAACGCGGTCGCGCGCCGACTGGAAGAGGAGTATCAGGAGTACGCAGTCACCACCGGATTGCCGACGGTCATCTACAACCCGCTCGCGGGTGGGCTGCTGACTGGTCGCTATCACGCGACGACCGATGCCGCGCAGGGACGCTTTGGGGATGCGCGTAACGCCAAGGAGTATCGCGCGCGGTACTGGAACGAGCGATTCTTCTCAGCGGTGACAACCCTCGCGCAGGTCGCGGACGACGCCGGGATGCCACTACCCGAGCTGGCCCTGCGGTGGACCATCGGCCGTCCCGCGGTGCAGGGGGTGCTCATCGGGGGATCCCGTGTGACGCATGTGGAAGAGAACATCTCCGCGCTCCTGCGGGGGCCGTTGCCCGCCGACGTGTCGGCTGCAGCCGACGAGGTCGGTGCGGAACTCCGCGGGCCGATGCCCGCCTACAACCGCTAGGGCGCAGGATTCCTCTGTTCATCGCTGGTCCTTTCGCGCCCTGGTTAGCGGCAAGATTATCTTTCCTATAGGATTCTTGACCAAGCGGTGAACATCACGCTGAAATCTCGAGTGCAACGGAGCAGTACGCATGCCGACCGAACAGAACGCATACACAGCCGAGACGTGGCCCATCGCCACCTGTCTGCATGGCTTCCCCTCAGTCGATCGAAACGGTTTGGCGATGCACGACGCGCCCGCCGAGGTCTGGGATGACATGCTGGCCCAGGTCGAGGCGGTGGGCTTCTCGATGATCGAGCTGGCCGACAGCCACATCCGCCCGGCCGATCTCGAGCCGGCGCGCCGCGACGAGTTCCTGGCCATCGCGGCCTCGCGCGGCGTCAGCGTGCCCTCGGTGCACCTGCAGCGGCAGAGCGTCATCATGCCGGGTCACGAAGAGCGCAACCTCGCTTACGCGCACCGCACGATCGACGCGGCGGCAGAGTGGGGCATGCAGGTGTTCTCCACCGGACTGCACCAGCCGTTCAGTGACGCGCAGAAGAAGGCGCTCTGGTTCTGGACCGCCGAAGGGCCCAAGGACCCGGACGACAAGGATGTCTGGAACGCCGCAGTCTCGCGGATTCGCGAGCTCGGAAAGCACGCAGCCGACGTCGGGCTTCCGCTCTCGCTCGAACTGTACGAAGACACGTACCTCGGTACCGCCGACAGCGCAGTCCGCTTCGTTGAGGAGGTCGGGCTCGACAATGTTGGCCTGAACCCGGATGTCGCCAACCTGATCCGTCTGCACCGCCCGGTCGAGGACTGGCGTGAACTGTTCGCCAAGACCCTGCCGTACGCCAACTACTGGCACGTGAAGAACTACACCCGTGATGAGTCTGCCGACAAGAGCTGGGCCACCTCGGTGCCCTCGACCATGGAAGCCGGCTTGATCAACTATCGCGAAGTGTTCCGCGATGCGATGGCCCTCGGTTACAGAGGAATCATCATGACTGAACACTACGGCGGAGACAGCCTCGGCATGTGCGCCACGAACCAGAAGTACATCCGCACGCTGCTGCCTCGCGCCTGAGAGAGAAGGAAGAACAATGACACAACGTAAGATCGCCGTCGTCGGCTCGGGATACATGGGTGGCGGTATCGCTCAGGTGTTCGCCCTCTCTGGCGCCACGGTTCGCATCGCCGACATCTCCGAAGAGATCGCCGTCACGAACTACAACCGCCTCATCGAAGAGGCCAGGCAGTTCGTCGCCGATGGATTGTTCCCGGCCGACGCCGTCGAACGACTCGAGGCGAATCTGTCGCCCGCGGCATCCATCGAAGAGGCAGTGGCGGACGCCGACTTCATCGAAGAGGCCGTGCCCGAGAAAATCGAGATCAAGCACGAGACCCTTCGCCGGATCAGCGCGGCGGCGCGCGCCGACGCCATCATCGGCTCGAACACCTCGACCATCCTGATCGGCTCGCTGGCGGAGGCCGTCACCGGCCCGGAGCGATTCCTCGGCGTGCACTTCTCGAACCCGGCCCCGTTCATCCCGGGCGTCGAGTTGATTCCGCACGCCGCCACCGATGACGCGGCCGTCGTGGTCGTCGAGGAGATCGTCGCGGCGACCGGCAAGGAAACCGCGCGGGTCCAGGACTCGACCGGGTTCGTGCTCAACCGCCTGCAGTACGCGCTCTTCCACGAGGCGACGCAGATCGTCGACGAGGGCATTGCGACGCCTGAGGACATCGACACCATCGTGCGCACGACCTTCGGGTTCCGCCTGCCCGTGTTCGGCCCCTTCGCGATCGCCGACATGGCCGGCCTGGATGTTTACGCGTTCTGCTACGCATCGCTGCAGACCCGCTGGCCCGAGCGGTTCGCCACGCCCGAGTCGTTGCAGGCGCTGGTTGATGCCGGCAAGTTCGGCACCAAATCCGGCGCCGGCTACCTGGACGTTCCCGCCGACCGCACCGCGGAGCTGGTCGCCTACCGGAACAAGGCGTACGTGGCCATCAAGAAGCTCATGGACGAGCTTGGCCCCGCGCCGATCCACCCCGCGAATTGAGACTGGAGTACCAACATGACTGCATTTCCTGAAACGCGCACCGTTGTCCTGACGGGCGCCGCATCGCCGCGGGGCATCGGACGGGCGTCCGCCCACTATCTCGCCGAACACGGCTGGAACATCGGAATCATCGACCTGGACGCCGAGGCCGCACAGGCCGTGGCAGCCGAGATCGCCGCCCAGCACGGGGTCAAGGCCGCGGGTGCCGGGGCCAACGTCGGTGACGAGGCCCAGGTTCGTGCCGCCTTCGACAAGCTGGAGGCGGAGCTTCCGCAGATCGTCGGCCTGGTGAACTTGGCCGGTGTGTCCTCCCCCGTTCCCTACCTCGAGGTCACTGCCGAGGAGTGGAACCGCGTGATGGACATCAACATGAACGGTGTCCACTACGCCACTCGTCGGGCGGTGGAGTCGATGGTGAAGAACGGTGTCGGCCGCGTCGTGAGCCTGTCCTCGGTTTCCGCCCAGCGTGGCGGCGGCACGTTCAGCAAGACCGTCTACTCCGCGGCGAAGGCCGGCGTCATCGGGTTCTCACGGAGTGTTGCGCGTGAACTCGGCCACCAGGGAATCACCGTGAACGTGATCTCGCCCGGGCCGATCGACACCGACATCATGGGTGGCACCCTCACCGAAGAGCGCAAGACGCAGATGGCCGCCGATGGGGTGCTTCCTCGTATCGGGACCCCGCGCGACATCGCCGCTGCGATCGCCTACCTCCTCAGCGAGGACGCCGGATTCGTGACGGGGCAGACCCTGAACGTTGACGGCGGCCTCTACATGCATTAGGAGGCGACTGGTATGTCAAGCCCCTGGTCCAAGGGACGCATCCTCTTTCTCGCCCTCGGGATCATTCTCGTCGGCGTCGGGGTCTTCATGATTGCCCCGTCCGTCCTCAGCTGACAGCAGCTGCCCTAACGCAATTCTTTCCACCCATTCATCTCATCCCTCAAAGGAGAGCGGTTTGTCTTCGACATCCACCAATGTCGGCACCGTCGACGTGCTGAATAACCCAACCCTGAAATCGGCCATCTCGAAGGCTGCCAGGCACCTGATGCCGATGCTGTGCATCCTGTACTTCGTCGGATTCCTCGACCGAACCAACGTCGGCTTCGCCCAGGAAGCACTGCAGGTTGACCGCGGCATCTCCGCGGGAGCGTTCGCGCTGGGCGCCGGCATCTTCTTCATCGGCTACGCGATCTTCGAGATTCCCAGCAACCTCCTGCTGAAGAAGTTCGGGGCGCGGTTCTGGCTCGCACGCATCGCGATCACCTGGGGTATCGTCGCGTCGCTGTTCGCGTTCACCACGAACGACACCATGTTCATCGTTCTCCGCTTCCTTCTGGGTGTGACCGAGGCCGGTCTGTTCCCGGGCGTCATCATGTTCCTGTCGGAGTGGTTCCCGAACAAGGTGCGCGTCCAGATGATCGCCATCTTCTACCTGGCGCAGCCGCTCTCGCAGATGCTCGGTGCCCCGCTCAGCGGTGGGCTCATCAGCTTCGGTGACACACTCACGCCTTGGCACGGCTGGCAGGTCATGTTCTTCGTCGAGGGAATCATGGCGGTGATTGCGGGTATTGCCGCAGTCTTCCTGCTCACCAACAGCCCGCAACAGGCGAAGTGGCTCAACAACGACGAGAAGCTGGCACTGACCTCTGCCATGGCCAAGGAGGACGAGGCGAGGTCCTCGGAGGGGCCGACGGGCACCTGGCGCGCGATGACGAACTGGAAGGTGTGGTACTTCACCGTCATCTACTTCTGCCTGCAGATCGCCGTCTACGGGACCACCTTCTACCTCCCGCAGCAGGTCTCGGCGCTGATCGGCCAGGACATCGGCTGGCAGGTAGGGCTGATCTCGGCGATTCCGTGGCTGGTGGGTCTGATCACCTGCTACTACGTGGGCAAGAACGCGAACACCATCCTGCGCCGCCGCACCTGGGGAACGATGTTCTACATCTTCACCGGACTGTTCATCCTCGGCTCGGGTTGGGCCGGTGCGAACGACCAGCCGCTGCTCGGCATCCTGTTCATCACCCTTGCCGTCGGCAGCTTCCTCGCGGTCGGCCCGATCACCTGGTCGTACCCGACGGCGTTCCTCACCGGAACCGCGGCTGCAGCCGGTATCGGTCTGATCAACTCGCTCGGTAACCTCGGTGGATTCGTCGCGCCGATCATGCGCACCGGCGTGAACGAGGCCGTCCCAACCGAGAGCGGCGTGTGGGGTGTCGTATCGCTTGGCGTGTTCGCGTTCCTCGCTGCGGCAATGTTCCTCGGAACGAAGTGGTTCAAGACCTCCAAGGCGGACGAACTGCTCGAAACTCCCGCAGAGCGTTGATCGCCAGAGGCGACTGACGAAACGAAAGCCGGGCCGGATCCGAAAGGATCCGACCCGGCTTTCTTCGTTGCAGCTGATCAGGCGCGCGGTCCGAGAACGTCCTCAGTTCCGCGGCGTGCTCAGTGCGAAATGCTCCTGGATCGTCCGCGCACCATCTCGATGTGCGTACGCATGGCGGCCGCAGCGGCTTCAGGGCCCATCGTGAATGCCTCGACGATTGCGGTGTGTTCGGCGACCGCGTGATCGGCATCGGTGACTCCGCTGAGCACCGTCTGCCGCATCCGGTGAACACGGGTGGAGATCGTCTCGGACATGTCGAGAAGAAACGGATTGTGCGTGCTCTCGAAAATGAGGTGGTGGAAAGCCCAGTCCACCGCGAAATACTCGGTCAGCAACTGAACGGAGACCGGTCCATCCGCGACTCCCGCCTGCACCTGGGCCGCCACACGGCGGTGCTGCTCGAGCGAATCCTCCAGCAGGGGAACCAGAGTCTGCGCGTCACGGGCGGCCAGCTCGGTGGCGCCGACCTCGAGGATCATCCGCGTATCGAACAGCGCCTCGAGTTGATCATCGGCGATCGGTGGGGCGACGCGGTAACCCTTGTGGGCTTCTCGCGTGACCAGGCCGGTGCGCTCCAGCTGAACCAGCGCCTCGCGCACGGGCGTGGGGGACACGTTGAGGTTGCGCGCGATCATGTCGATCGACAGGCGTGATCCGGGTTCGAGGTTGGAACTCATGAGCATTTCCAACACGAGATCGTAGACACGATCTCGCAGACCTCGCCGTTCCAGCGCGAGACCGTCGATTAACGGGTAGACGGTTTCAGGCATCTATACCTCCGAGCCTCAGATCGTATCAGCCGCGGTGATCGGCACGATTCAGCTCGTGCGCCTCATCGAGGATGCTGGAAACCGCCGCCGGGTCATGGGCGAACCGGCCGAGAAAGAGTCCATCCACCGAGTCGCCGATCTCGGTGAGGAGCCCAGGACCCGCGCTGCCTCCGTAGATGACAGCGGAGTTCGGGAAGTCGGTGAGCGCGCGCACGTGTTCCCGCAGGTCGGTGCACACCGCACTGATGTACGCCGGCGAGGCCGGCTCCTCGGCTCCGATCGCCCAGTACGGTTCGTACGCGACGATCACCCTGCCGAGGTGGCCCCGTTCGCGGGCCAGCGCGAGTGCGTCATCGAGCTGCCGGATGCATTCGGCAGCGGCGTCCGACGGGGTGCCCTGCACTGCCTCACCGATGCACAGGACCGGCGCGAGGGAGTTGCGCAATGCGGCATCCGTCTTGGCGCGCACCGTCTGCTCGGTCTCGCCGAACAGGCGGCGCCGCTCGGCATGGCCGACTTCGACGACTCGGCATCCGAGTTCCGCGATCTGGGCGCCGCTCACCTCACCGGTGTAGGCACCGACATCCTCGGTGGCCAGATCCTGGGCTCCGACCAGCGCCAGATCACCGAGGATCTCCCGGGCTGCGGGAACCGACAGGTAGCTGGGCACCACGAACAGCTCAGCCGTGCCTTGAGCGATCGCAGGGTGGGTGCGCGCGATGTCCTCCACCGCGCGGCACCACTCCAACGTTCGGGCGTGGCTGAAGTACATCTTCAGGCTCACGCCGATGATGTAACCGTCGGCCTCGCGGACCGTCACGGTCACACGCCCTCGTAGCTGCAGATTTCCTGGACCTTCTCCTGCGAGGAGCTGGTCTCGTCGAACTCGTAGGTGAGCCACTCGCGAACGTTGCGACGGGCGGACTCGATGCCGATCACGCGCTGCCCCATGCAGAGGACCTGCGCGTTGTTGGACAGGATGGAGCGCTCGACCGAGTAGCTGTCGTGTGCGGTGACCGCCCGAATGCCCTTGACCTTGTTCGCAGCGATTGCGACGCCGAGACCGGTGCCGCAGATCAGGATGGCCCGGTCGGCCTCGCCGCGGGCGACCATCTCCGCAGCCGCGGTGGCGATGCTCGGGTAGTTCTCGGTTCCATTCGCGCCAACTCCGACGTCGGTGACGGATGCCACCAGGTCGTTCTGTGCCAGATCCTTCTTGAGGATCTCCTTGTAGTCGAAACCGGCGTCATCCGACCCGATGACGATTCGCCATGTGTTCATCCCGTGCTCCTTCTGTGCTGGTGGGCGTGCTTCTGCGGGGCGTGCTAGCTGAGAGTGCCGTGGACCCGTTCGGCGATGAGCGCCAGGGAGACGGCACCGGGGTCGGGCACACCCAGGGACTTCTCGCCGTGGTTCCGGGCGCGACCGAGGCCGGGCATCATGCCCGCGGTCGCCTGCGCGGCTTCCGTTGCGGCGGCGGCGGCGGCACGCCAGGAGTCCGCGAGCGGCTTGCCCAGCTGTACCTGCTCGGCAAGGGTGTCAGCGAACGGCACGAGCGCGTCGACGAGGGTCTTGTCGCCGACGCTGGCCTTCCCGTAGTCCATGACGGCCTGCGCGGCGGCGGAGACGCCACTCGCGATCGCCGTCGAGGAAGCGGCATCCGTGTCACTGAGGTGAGCACCGATCGTGCGAAGGATGACGCCCCACAGCGCGCCCGACGTGCCACCCGCACGATCGGACCAGGCGTGGCCCGCGTGCAGCAGCAGAGTCTGGGCTCCGGCGCCTTGCTCGAGCACAGCCGTGGCGGTCTCAGCGGCTGCGCGGGCGCCGCGCTTCATGCCGATGCCGTGATCGCCATCGCCGGCGATCGCGTCCATGCGCCCGAGCTCATCGGCGTTCTCGTCGATCACCTGGCGTGTTGCGGCCAGTGCTGCGGCGAGGCGCTCCGCAGCCACGCGGGACTCGTTCGACGCCTCGGGGAGTGCGGCGGCGACATCCTCTTCGGCAGCCGCGACGATTTCGAGAGCCTGCGCGCTGACCGATCCGGTCCGGAACGCCGGAGTGTCTGCCGGCGCGCCCCAGAGCGTCTCGAGTTCGTCGTCGAGCCACAGCAGGGTGAGGGAGGCGCCGGCCATGTCGAAGCTCGTGCAGAACTCGCCGACCTGGGGGTCGACGAGGGTGACGCCCGCGGCCTCGAGGAGCTCGGCGACCTTCGCGAAGACGACGTAGAGCTCCTCGTTCTTGACCGACCCGAGGCCGTTGAGAATCGGAACGACGCGAGCACCATCGAGGGTGACCCCTTGCGGGACCTCGGCTTCCACGAGCAGTCGCTCGACGAACAACTCGGCGAGACCGTCAGCAGTCGGAATGTCGGTTTCATCGATACCGGGCTCGCCGTGGATGCCGAGGCCGATCGCCATCCGGCCCTCGGGGACCGAGAACAGCGGCTCGTCGGCACCGGGCAAGGTGCACCCGGTGAACGCGACACCCATGGACCGAGTGCGCTCGTTGGCCAGAATCGCCGCCCGTTCCACGCCGTCGAGGTCATAGCCGGATGCCGCGGCAGCGCCGGCCACCTTGAACACGGTCAGGTCGCCGGCGATGCCGCGACGCTTGTGCTTCTCGTGCGGCTGGGCGCTGAAGATGTCGTCGGTGACTGCGACCGAGCGGCAGTCGATTCCGTCCGCGCGGAGGGCGTCCTGCGCGGCAGTGAAGTGCAGGACATCGCCGGCGTAATTGCCGTAGCTCAGCAGCACGCCCTTGCCGTTCTCGCTTGCCCGGGCGACCGACTCGACCTGGTTTGCCGACGGCGACGCGAACAGGTTGCCCATCGCTGCGCCATGCGCGAGCCCAGGACCCACCAGGCCACCGAAGGCCGGATAGTGGCCCGACCCGCCGCCGATGACGAGCGCCACCTCGGGCTCGACCGACCGGTTCACCCGCGAGACGCCTCCCGACACTCGACGGACCCAACGTCCGTTGGCGCGGACAAAGCCGTCGATCATCTCATCGGCGAACGCCGCCGGGTCATTCCATAGTCGAGTCATTCCGCTAACACCTCGTCCTTGAGCTCGTCAAAATACCGATCTCCTATAGGATATTGGAAATTGGACGAGGTGTCACACCGGGCGAGACGGGCCTTGCGGGGACAGGCCGAGCGACACACGGGTGGGCGCCGGCGTCCGTGACGTCGTCGACGTGAGAGTGGCGCTACAGAATCGGCCTGCCGCTAGCGAAACTTCACCCGCGGAAGGTCAATTCGCTAGCGCCAGTGGGCTGCGCGGGGAGAACGAGCGCAGGCGGGAAGTGCGGAGGCTGCGCGAACGAATGGGCGCAGAACCGGCCGGCGCAGAACCGCCGGCGCAGAGCCGGCTTCCGCGGAGCCAGCTAGCGGCAGAGTCGGCCGGCAAGAGCCAGCTAGCGCTTGTCGGCGCGGAACTTAGAGCGCGTAGGCCGGACGAGTACCAGGGGTGCCGGTCGGGTCCGCGGCATCCGTGCCCAGGTGCACGATGCGGTTGTCCGCGTCGACGTGCACGATCGAAGGCTGGAACTCGCGGGCCTCTTCGGGGGTCATCTGTGCGTAGGCGATCAGGATGACGGTGTCGCCCGGATGCACCCGATGCGCCGCCGCGCCATTGATGCCGAGCACGCCGCTGCCGGGCTCACCGGCGATGGTGTAAGTCTCCAGCCGGGCGCCGTTCGTGACATCGACGATCGCCACCTGTTCGCCGGGCAGGATGCCGGATGCCTCGAGCAGGTCGCTGTCCACGGTCACCGAGCCGACGTAGTGGAGGTCGGCGTGGGTCACCGTCGCGCGGTGGATCTTGGACTTCAGCATGGTGAGCAGCATGACTCGTCCACGATACTCGGGTCGAGACATCCTCGGTCCGATTACTGAGCCAGTACGTCGCGTCTGAGCCACGGCGAGGTGGCTCAGACGCGACAGACTGGCTCAAACACCGGATGGGTCAGCCGGGAGGCTCAGCCGAAGAGGATGCGCGCCTCGTCGTAGCGGTCCTGCGGCACGGTCTTCAGCTTGCCGAGCGCCGCCTCGAAGCCGACCGCGATGATCTCGGTGCCGCGCAGCGCGACCATTTTGCCCCACTGCTTCTCGAGGGCCAGGTCGAGCACCGCCATCCCCAGCCGGGTGGCGAGCACGCGGTCATACGAGGTCGGGGTTCCGCCGCGCTGGATGTGACCGAGCGTCGTGGCGCGGGTCTCGATCCCGGTGGCCTCCTCGATCAGTGGCGCCAGCTTCTCACCGATGCCGCCGAGCCGCGGCCGGCCGAAGGCGTCGAGGCCGCGCTCGTGGTGCGGGTCATCCATGGTGTCGAGCTCGAAGCCCTCGGAGACGA
The Diaminobutyricimonas sp. LJ205 genome window above contains:
- a CDS encoding MFS transporter, with amino-acid sequence MSSTSTNVGTVDVLNNPTLKSAISKAARHLMPMLCILYFVGFLDRTNVGFAQEALQVDRGISAGAFALGAGIFFIGYAIFEIPSNLLLKKFGARFWLARIAITWGIVASLFAFTTNDTMFIVLRFLLGVTEAGLFPGVIMFLSEWFPNKVRVQMIAIFYLAQPLSQMLGAPLSGGLISFGDTLTPWHGWQVMFFVEGIMAVIAGIAAVFLLTNSPQQAKWLNNDEKLALTSAMAKEDEARSSEGPTGTWRAMTNWKVWYFTVIYFCLQIAVYGTTFYLPQQVSALIGQDIGWQVGLISAIPWLVGLITCYYVGKNANTILRRRTWGTMFYIFTGLFILGSGWAGANDQPLLGILFITLAVGSFLAVGPITWSYPTAFLTGTAAAAGIGLINSLGNLGGFVAPIMRTGVNEAVPTESGVWGVVSLGVFAFLAAAMFLGTKWFKTSKADELLETPAER
- a CDS encoding GntR family transcriptional regulator, which gives rise to MPETVYPLIDGLALERRGLRDRVYDLVLEMLMSSNLEPGSRLSIDMIARNLNVSPTPVREALVQLERTGLVTREAHKGYRVAPPIADDQLEALFDTRMILEVGATELAARDAQTLVPLLEDSLEQHRRVAAQVQAGVADGPVSVQLLTEYFAVDWAFHHLIFESTHNPFLLDMSETISTRVHRMRQTVLSGVTDADHAVAEHTAIVEAFTMGPEAAAAAMRTHIEMVRGRSRSISH
- a CDS encoding triose-phosphate isomerase family protein, which encodes MTVTVREADGYIIGVSLKMYFSHARTLEWCRAVEDIARTHPAIAQGTAELFVVPSYLSVPAAREILGDLALVGAQDLATEDVGAYTGEVSGAQIAELGCRVVEVGHAERRRLFGETEQTVRAKTDAALRNSLAPVLCIGEAVQGTPSDAAAECIRQLDDALALARERGHLGRVIVAYEPYWAIGAEEPASPAYISAVCTDLREHVRALTDFPNSAVIYGGSAGPGLLTEIGDSVDGLFLGRFAHDPAAVSSILDEAHELNRADHRG
- a CDS encoding ribose-5-phosphate isomerase, with the translated sequence MNTWRIVIGSDDAGFDYKEILKKDLAQNDLVASVTDVGVGANGTENYPSIATAAAEMVARGEADRAILICGTGLGVAIAANKVKGIRAVTAHDSYSVERSILSNNAQVLCMGQRVIGIESARRNVREWLTYEFDETSSSQEKVQEICSYEGV
- a CDS encoding dihydroxyacetone kinase family protein; the encoded protein is MTRLWNDPAAFADEMIDGFVRANGRWVRRVSGGVSRVNRSVEPEVALVIGGGSGHYPAFGGLVGPGLAHGAAMGNLFASPSANQVESVARASENGKGVLLSYGNYAGDVLHFTAAQDALRADGIDCRSVAVTDDIFSAQPHEKHKRRGIAGDLTVFKVAGAAAASGYDLDGVERAAILANERTRSMGVAFTGCTLPGADEPLFSVPEGRMAIGLGIHGEPGIDETDIPTADGLAELFVERLLVEAEVPQGVTLDGARVVPILNGLGSVKNEELYVVFAKVAELLEAAGVTLVDPQVGEFCTSFDMAGASLTLLWLDDELETLWGAPADTPAFRTGSVSAQALEIVAAAEEDVAAALPEASNESRVAAERLAAALAATRQVIDENADELGRMDAIAGDGDHGIGMKRGARAAAETATAVLEQGAGAQTLLLHAGHAWSDRAGGTSGALWGVILRTIGAHLSDTDAASSTAIASGVSAAAQAVMDYGKASVGDKTLVDALVPFADTLAEQVQLGKPLADSWRAAAAAATEAAQATAGMMPGLGRARNHGEKSLGVPDPGAVSLALIAERVHGTLS
- the panD gene encoding aspartate 1-decarboxylase encodes the protein MLLTMLKSKIHRATVTHADLHYVGSVTVDSDLLEASGILPGEQVAIVDVTNGARLETYTIAGEPGSGVLGINGAAAHRVHPGDTVILIAYAQMTPEEAREFQPSIVHVDADNRIVHLGTDAADPTGTPGTRPAYAL